A stretch of DNA from Luteolibacter sp. Y139:
CTGATCGATGACCTTTTGAATCCGGTCGCCATCCTCGCTGGCGAGCAGGGCTTTCATCTGATCGCGCTCGCGAAGCAGGCCATCGCGTTCTTCGCGCAGCGCATCGACGTCCTTCTTCAAGGAAGCGAGGCTGCTTTCGAGGCCGGCGATCTTCTGATTGGCGCGGGCGAGTTCGTCGTTCTTGGCGCGAAGTTCGTCCTGCATCGCGCGAAGCTGCTTCTGCTGGCCGGCGATGACGTCGTTCTGGACCTTGCGCTCCTGTTCCAAGTTGCGTTCCAGGTCGGCGGCCTTTTGGGCGAGGCGACCACGCTCGACATTCAGGGCGTCGGTCTGGGCACGGGCATCGCGCGTTTCCTTTTGGCTTTGGGAGAGCGCCTGGGTCACGGCTGCGCGTTGGCGTTCGGACTCCTGCAGCTTGCCGTTGATGCTTTTCAACTCGTCCTGCATCGGCTGCTCGGCGAAGCGGGAGCGGAGCTGCGCGAGTTCATCCAAGGCGCGCTTGCGTTCGGCTTGGGCGAGATCGCGCTGCCTCGCCATATCGCGGGCGGCGGATGCTTCGCGGTCGGCTGCATTCGGGTTCGGAGTTTGGTTCTGATTCTGACCCTGGCTCTTGTTCGAGTCGGCCAAGTCGGACTCCAGCTCCTTCACACGGCTTTCAAGCTCGGCGATTCTCCGGGTCTCCAGAGTCTCGACTTCACGAGCAGGCTGCACGGGAGCGGCCGGGATGCCATTGTTCAGCGGGCGGGGGGCTTCGCCCTCGATCACGCCGGTCTTGGCTCCGCCTTCGAGTTCGGCGATTGCTTGGTTCTTGCGTTTGTTTTCCTCAAGCGCGAGGGGGCCGACGCTATCGATGGTCTCCTGGGTCTGGGTGCGGCGTCCGGTGACCATCTCCGGCTTCCAGAGCGGGTAGTAGGAGGAGACCTTGCCAAAGAGCTCGCGGGCACGAAGCAGCTTCTCCAAGGCGTCCGCATACTTCTTCTCGCCCTGCAATTTCTCGGCATCGCGAGATAGCAGCCAGCCTTGGAAATAGACGTCGGAGGGGTCGAAATTCGACGGTGCTTCCTTGCTCGGCGTGAGTGGGCCGGGCTGGATCGGGCCGGGCTGTTCCTGTGCGGTCGCGGAGAGTCCGGCCATGCCGATGGCACAGGCTAACAATCCGGCGCGGCCGGGAAAACGGAAGCGGCTCCGACTCATAGGGCGCGCACGCTAGGAAAGCCCGCGCTCCGCAGCAAGGGGGAAATCCGGACCGTTAGAGGGTTTCCGGGGGCTTGCAAATCCCTCGTAATCACATGGTCATCCCGGGTCGCGCGCAATGCCCGATGGCTTTGGGATTCAAATGCTTCCGAGGGCGAGTCTGACGGACTCGGAAAGCGGGGTGGTGGGGCGTCCGAGCAGCGTGCCGAGCTGGCGATCGTCATCAAAGAGAGCCCCGCGAGATGCGGCTGCATCGCTGTCTGCGAGGAGTGCTGCGAAGTGCTCTGGCAAACCGGCTTTCAGGAGGAATTCGCGATAGTCCGCTTCCGGCAGATCGCGGTAGGGGATCTCCTTGCCGCTTTGCCGGGAGAGCTCCGCGGCGAGCCCGGCGAGGGTGTAGGCCTCGTCTCCCGCCAGCTCGAAAATCTGGCCCGGCTCGACGGGGCTGGCGAGAACGACGGCCGCGGCTTCCGCATAGTCCGCCCGTGCTGCGGAGGAGATGCGGCCACTACCCGCGCCGCCCACCAAGGCTCCGTGGGCGAGTGCCGAGGGAATCGAGGCGGTGTAGTTTTCCGTGTACCAGCCATTGCGGAGGAGCGCGAAGGGGAGGCCGGAGGCTGACAGGTAGTCCTCCGTCTGCCGGTGCTCGTCGGCGAGGCCGAGCAGCGAGCGATCCGCGTGGAGCACGCTGGTGTAGGTCAGGAACTTCACTCCTGCGGCTTTGGCGGCATCGATGACGTTGCGGTGCTGGCTGAGGCGCTTGCCGACCTCGTTGGATGAAATCAGGAGGAGTTTCTCCACGCCGGACAGCGCGGCTTCAAGCGTGGCGGGGTCATCGTAGTCTGCCTGACGCACCGTGATGCCGAGGCCGGCGAGGTCGGTTGCCTTCACCGGGTCGCGGACGAGGGCGACCACCTGGTCGGGACGCAGGCGGTTCAAGAGGTGGTCGATGACGAGGCGGCCGAGCTGGCCGGTGGCTCCGGTGATGGCAATCATGGTGGGTAGGATTCGGGTTGATGTAGCATCGCTGGGATGCTTGGTTCCTATTCGATACCGAGTTCCCGAGGTGCCGCAAGAGGGGCTTTTTTTGGAACCCGGTTACTTTGGAGTAACTGCCATGAGCCTGCCTTTTCCACCTGTGGCCCCGGGGTCGGACCTCGCGTGCAAGTGTCCGGTCCGGGATGTGCTGGATCGTATCGGCGATCGATGGAGCCTGCTTGTCCTGCTCGTGATCGCGCCAAAGACGCTGCGGTTCACGGAAGTGAAGCGGGCGATCGGCGATATTTCGCAGCGGATGCTTTCCCAGACGCTGAGGACTCTGGAGAAGGATGGCTACGTCTTGAGGACGGTCTATCCGACCGTGCCGCCGAAGGTGGAATACTGCCTGACGGATCTGGGCCGGTCGTTGCTGGCAAGGATCGATCCACTGGTGGAGTGGGCGAATGCCCACCACGACCAAGTCCGCCAGGCACGCGAGTCGTACGTCCCGCCGCCGGCGGCCACGCCTTTGTGAGGCTCAATTGTCTTTTTGAGGAAGCGAAGAAAGGACCTCTTTCGTTTGCTTGAGCCGCCCTTTCACCATCTCCGGCTTCCAGTCAGGGTTGTTGCTGGCGACCTGCTCGAAAAGCTTAAGCGCCCGCTCTAGCTTCTGACGACTGTCTGTGACCTTGCCTTCCGTTTTCAACTTCTCGGCATCGCGAGAAAGCAGCCAGCCTTCGAAGTAGAGGTTCGACGGATCTGCCAGAAGTTCGCTGTCGGCATCCTGAGGGACGGCAGATTTGTCCGACTCTGCTGCTTGGAACTTCCGGTTTTCTTCTATCTGCGCGTCCTCCAGGCGCTGGATCTCGCGTTGCAGTTCCACGAGCCGGGTCATGGCTTCCTTGGTGTTTCCGGTCCTGCCGCGCTTTTGATCCTCCATCACACGTCGGGAAAGCTCCTTGCTCTCGGCGAGCAGGCGGCGCAGGGCTTCATTGCGCTCATCGTAGGCACGGCGGTCGTAGGCCGGTTTTTCGGTCTTTTCCTGGGCTGGGGGAACGGGAGGCTCGACTCCCACGGCTAGGTGGGGGCCAAGGGCGGACACGGCGGCGAGAAGGGAGAGGAACCGGGCCATAGGGTGCCCAAGCTAGGGAAAGGCCGGTCGAAGGATCAAGGCGGGACTTTCCAGCCGCCCTACCGCAGGAGCTTCTCCGGGACCTCGATGACCCGGTCGGCGGGCGCGACGAACAGCCGGTCGCCTTCCTCCCGGTCGACGATGGCACCGCCGGTGAACGTGCCGAAGGAGGGGAGGACGAGGATGTTCCGGCGGAGGAGGAAGCAGGGGAGGCGGAGGGAGGTGCGCTTGCCGTCCGCGATCTTGGCGACGGGGTGCCAGTGGGCGGCGACGACCGGGACGCCTTCCGGTGCGTCGGCGGGATCGTGGACGAGATGGACTCCGGAGTGCTCGATGGATGGGACGGCATTCAGCCAGTCAGGAAGGCGATGGAGTTTTCGATCGTGGTTTCCGATCACGAGCTGGAACGGCAGGCCGATTGTGTATAACCACGTTTCCAGCAAACGTTCGATCTCGCTGGAAAGCCCGGCGGGGGAATGAAAGAGGTCGCCATTGATCACAATCCGGGTGGCGCAGACTTGTTCACATATTGTTCCCAATCGGTTCAGATCCGCGCCGCTGTCGCCCTCGGGGATGGCGAGACCTTTCGCTTGAAACGCAGTCGCTTTGCCGAGGTGGAGGTCGGCGACGACGAGTGTGCGGTCGGGAAGGAGGACGGCCTTTCCGGGGAGCAGTTCCAGCGTTTGATTGAAGTGGTTGAGAATCACGAATTGGCGGCTTGTTCGAGCTCTTGAAGCATCTGTTCGAGTTGAGTGGCGGCGTCGCCGCCGGGCATGGTGGCGAAGAATTGTTCGGCCCAAAGGGGGAATGCCATCGGGGTCAGGTGCTCGGTTTCAATCAATCGTATGGGGCGTTGCTGGAGATCGAGAAGGGAATCACGGAGTCGACTGAATTCTAGCTGCTTCTCTAAAATTTCCCGCTGGGATTGGAGAAGTAGGAGATTCTCGGGGTCGTAGCGTTCCAGTACCTCGAAAAGGAGTCGTGAGCTTGATTGAAGCTCCCGTTGGCCCCGTTGCTGGCGGCCGGGGAGTTGCTGGAGAATGAGGCCGGCGACGCGGGCGACTTGGTGGAACTGGCGGCGAGCCAATTCCGCGGTGTTGAGACAGGCGATCACGTCTCCCAACAGATTTTCAATCGTTAGATTCAAGCGAATGATTTCCTCGCTGAGGTGCAGGCCGCGCTTGGCGGTCAGGCAGAAGCCGTAGTCGTTTTGTGTGACGGTGACACTCTGATTTAAACGAAGACGGTAGGCCATCAGGGCACCCAGTCCTTCGTGGACCAAGCGACCCGCCAAGGGGTAAACAAACAAGTGTTCACCTTCGCGGGTGCGGGCGTGTTCGACCACGAGGGTGCGGTCGTCCGGGAGGGCGGACCAGCGGCGCTGGATTTCCAGAATGGGGGCGACGGCCTTCATCTCCGGTGACGGAGGACCTTCGCCACGGAGGCGGGCGGCGGTGGCGTGGGCGAGTTCGGAGGAGAGCGGCATCTTGTTGCCACCCCAGATGGCGACGTTCCCTTTGGCATCGCGCTTGGCGGCGCGGACGGTGGCGATGCGTTGGTGGAAGCGGATGAGTTCCAATTTGCGGCCGGCGAA
This window harbors:
- a CDS encoding winged helix-turn-helix transcriptional regulator, whose amino-acid sequence is MSLPFPPVAPGSDLACKCPVRDVLDRIGDRWSLLVLLVIAPKTLRFTEVKRAIGDISQRMLSQTLRTLEKDGYVLRTVYPTVPPKVEYCLTDLGRSLLARIDPLVEWANAHHDQVRQARESYVPPPAATPL
- the pdeM gene encoding ligase-associated DNA damage response endonuclease PdeM is translated as MILNHFNQTLELLPGKAVLLPDRTLVVADLHLGKATAFQAKGLAIPEGDSGADLNRLGTICEQVCATRIVINGDLFHSPAGLSSEIERLLETWLYTIGLPFQLVIGNHDRKLHRLPDWLNAVPSIEHSGVHLVHDPADAPEGVPVVAAHWHPVAKIADGKRTSLRLPCFLLRRNILVLPSFGTFTGGAIVDREEGDRLFVAPADRVIEVPEKLLR
- a CDS encoding tetratricopeptide repeat protein, with protein sequence MSRSRFRFPGRAGLLACAIGMAGLSATAQEQPGPIQPGPLTPSKEAPSNFDPSDVYFQGWLLSRDAEKLQGEKKYADALEKLLRARELFGKVSSYYPLWKPEMVTGRRTQTQETIDSVGPLALEENKRKNQAIAELEGGAKTGVIEGEAPRPLNNGIPAAPVQPAREVETLETRRIAELESRVKELESDLADSNKSQGQNQNQTPNPNAADREASAARDMARQRDLAQAERKRALDELAQLRSRFAEQPMQDELKSINGKLQESERQRAAVTQALSQSQKETRDARAQTDALNVERGRLAQKAADLERNLEQERKVQNDVIAGQQKQLRAMQDELRAKNDELARANQKIAGLESSLASLKKDVDALREERDGLLRERDQMKALLASEDGDRIQKVIDQNMDLAHQLRDAKEAIERLNKDHNATQDELIEAMRDLALAKDNINAFKRDKAAQDQRIEELERRLRTETAALSAKGADPAESEMLRGIIQKQLRIQERRRQSAELLVDVVGDKAEKDEKIKEALDLFKGSELALSPQEMELVKDRGHRVDDEFVFSGSRPQSEVDASIAELEGGNRPYIDAATRAFVAGRYQSCRELFEMVLDHNPGDTGTMCMQGVVQLKLSDPAEAAKAFRNATVIDSNNPYAHRMLGYSLMQTGDYAEAQEALKRSVTLAPTHAEGRVVLGKLCFDMGQEDEAEKEFKAAIDFNDAMPDPYFNLAFLYAKQGKKKQGLEFYHNALERGAAPDLALEKRLAK
- a CDS encoding SDR family oxidoreductase, which gives rise to MIAITGATGQLGRLVIDHLLNRLRPDQVVALVRDPVKATDLAGLGITVRQADYDDPATLEAALSGVEKLLLISSNEVGKRLSQHRNVIDAAKAAGVKFLTYTSVLHADRSLLGLADEHRQTEDYLSASGLPFALLRNGWYTENYTASIPSALAHGALVGGAGSGRISSAARADYAEAAAVVLASPVEPGQIFELAGDEAYTLAGLAAELSRQSGKEIPYRDLPEADYREFLLKAGLPEHFAALLADSDAAASRGALFDDDRQLGTLLGRPTTPLSESVRLALGSI